The proteins below are encoded in one region of Corynebacterium felinum:
- a CDS encoding MFS transporter, with protein sequence MLKVIAACVALFLGSFADEAAQVSFALHLAGDAHASARVSALLIAGLIGGIGAAVLAPRSIVRFGAQQVISGVFVVEAVLISVASLANTVAVYVGVALALGCVGAVLWSAVMVALPALSADETKMDQANRVVQSVRNLGYVAGPVLGSLVYAWFSGSTGLLVLAGLVLVAAIVVSVASKSLIATSVGKNTRGDKRRNADVAGLLRTRGVFRALVPLVATVLVTSALNVVLIVRVRQELSLSAESYGVIVGAIGAGLVIGPGISAVFATKLGDAAAASAAAAVIGAGIVSIGFAHTVWQLVLAALQIGLANGVHNTCMSGFMLKRIAADQRAFQMPAYILVIQISVLLGFLGAGFVPVHAAGSVLVVSGLAALCIGVVGALFNRSNI encoded by the coding sequence ATGCTGAAAGTCATCGCTGCTTGTGTGGCACTTTTTCTGGGAAGTTTTGCCGATGAAGCAGCACAAGTGTCGTTCGCGTTGCACCTTGCCGGTGATGCACATGCATCTGCGCGAGTTTCGGCGCTTCTTATTGCCGGGCTGATTGGCGGGATTGGTGCGGCTGTGCTTGCTCCACGCAGTATTGTGCGATTTGGTGCGCAGCAAGTAATTAGTGGCGTTTTTGTTGTAGAAGCTGTGCTGATTTCTGTTGCTTCACTGGCAAATACTGTGGCGGTGTATGTGGGGGTGGCTCTGGCATTGGGTTGTGTGGGCGCTGTTTTATGGTCAGCTGTCATGGTTGCCCTTCCGGCGCTGAGTGCGGATGAAACCAAGATGGATCAGGCAAATCGCGTGGTGCAATCGGTGCGTAACTTAGGTTATGTTGCAGGCCCAGTTCTTGGAAGCCTCGTATACGCGTGGTTTTCTGGTAGCACCGGGCTGCTTGTTTTAGCGGGCCTTGTTCTTGTTGCTGCGATAGTTGTGAGCGTGGCATCGAAGAGTCTCATTGCCACCAGTGTTGGGAAGAACACACGTGGTGATAAACGTCGGAATGCGGATGTGGCGGGATTGCTGCGTACACGTGGAGTATTTCGTGCGCTCGTTCCTTTAGTTGCCACGGTGTTGGTCACAAGTGCTCTGAATGTTGTGCTCATTGTTCGAGTACGTCAGGAATTAAGTCTGAGTGCCGAATCCTATGGGGTTATTGTGGGGGCGATTGGTGCTGGATTGGTGATTGGTCCTGGTATATCTGCAGTGTTCGCCACAAAACTGGGCGATGCTGCAGCTGCTTCAGCAGCCGCAGCTGTTATTGGTGCGGGTATTGTTTCGATAGGGTTTGCGCACACCGTGTGGCAGTTGGTGCTTGCAGCGTTGCAGATCGGGCTTGCTAACGGTGTGCACAACACGTGCATGTCTGGGTTTATGCTTAAACGGATTGCCGCTGATCAGCGTGCCTTCCAGATGCCGGCGTACATATTGGTTATTCAGATATCGGTGCTTCTTGGATTTTTAGGTGCGGGGTTTGTCCCAGTACATGCGGCAGGATCTGTGCTCGTTGTAAGTGGATTAGCAGCGTTGTGCATTGGGGTAGTGGGGGCACTTTTTAATCGCTCAAATATTTAA
- a CDS encoding alpha/beta fold hydrolase, with the protein MHSSPMTSTNIVYATAKPFHHSVLVPKVECFRTPQTNPQGTDDEIELVLRVTSPENFTSTSDFPVVVIIHGGSYVGGSFDEPWLNGHNLPGIVTVSVEYRTGIAGFAQLHDESTFRGVADCQLALDWVQKHIEDFGGDPTNVTLMGQSAGAGIALWLARKDHFKGAFRRLLALSPAFPRTPFRRRKHILRRSLGTPITRKHLAALTYEQLAKGQRRFQRQIPFDLAFGPAPFEPAELADIPIVLSCTREEMFLWENNPLVPKWLLKRMFGVRSSWRAHGPFLGSLITDAAIRRFVLHAADSRPHNTWVMELRGSAEQPVYHCSDIPWVLNNTELLPAGIKEVIYNPDADTASVVHTIARVFFEGTLPSWPEYGEEKIGMAINYADSAVLESDFFAHLRPHLR; encoded by the coding sequence ATGCATTCGTCCCCGATGACCAGCACAAATATTGTTTACGCTACTGCGAAACCTTTTCATCATTCCGTTTTGGTGCCCAAGGTTGAGTGTTTTCGCACGCCGCAAACCAATCCTCAGGGCACGGATGATGAGATCGAGCTGGTGTTGCGGGTGACAAGCCCCGAAAATTTTACATCCACCAGCGATTTCCCTGTCGTGGTGATTATTCATGGCGGCAGCTATGTGGGCGGTAGTTTTGATGAGCCGTGGCTGAATGGGCATAACTTGCCAGGTATTGTCACGGTCAGTGTGGAATACCGCACGGGGATTGCTGGTTTTGCCCAGTTGCATGATGAGAGTACTTTTCGCGGTGTTGCTGATTGTCAGCTGGCGTTGGACTGGGTGCAAAAACACATTGAGGATTTCGGCGGTGATCCGACAAATGTGACGTTGATGGGGCAATCGGCGGGCGCGGGTATTGCGCTGTGGCTTGCCCGCAAGGATCACTTTAAGGGAGCTTTTCGACGCCTTCTCGCCCTCTCCCCTGCCTTTCCGCGCACCCCGTTTCGGCGTCGTAAGCACATTTTGCGCCGCTCCCTGGGCACCCCCATTACCCGTAAGCATTTGGCTGCGCTCACTTATGAGCAGTTGGCGAAAGGGCAGCGGCGATTCCAGCGCCAGATCCCCTTCGATCTCGCTTTTGGCCCCGCCCCTTTTGAGCCTGCGGAGCTTGCCGATATCCCCATTGTGCTCAGTTGCACGCGGGAGGAAATGTTTTTGTGGGAAAATAACCCGCTTGTGCCGAAGTGGTTGCTGAAGCGCATGTTTGGGGTGCGTTCATCGTGGCGTGCGCATGGCCCGTTTTTGGGCTCGTTGATTACCGATGCTGCTATTCGACGCTTCGTACTCCACGCCGCTGATTCCCGCCCACACAACACGTGGGTGATGGAGCTTCGCGGGAGCGCCGAGCAACCGGTGTATCACTGTTCCGATATTCCGTGGGTTCTGAACAACACGGAGCTTTTACCCGCCGGTATTAAAGAGGTGATCTATAACCCTGATGCAGATACTGCCAGTGTGGTACATACGATTGCTCGGGTATTTTTTGAAGGCACACTACCCAGCTGGCCGGAATATGGCGAAGAAAAAATAGGCATGGCCATCAATTACGCCGATTCCGCAGTACTGGAATCGGACTTCTTCGCCCACCTTCGCCCGCATCTGCGCTAA
- a CDS encoding M3 family metallopeptidase: MTATQTSHKNPFAQPSTLPYLLPPFEQIETAHYLPAFESGMAAHKAEIDAIVTNPEAPTWENTVEALERSGRELARVSAVFFNLQGTDSNEDMEAIAATIAPKLSAHADSTYLNAALYERVKNVEVPADSESQRLHEHLIRQFTRRGAELNDEQKATLGEINERLSVLTEKFNSNLNASTRQLAVSFDEHELAGLSDSRKQTARKDAQALGREGFVIPLDLPTVQAEQAELDVHEARVKLYEASQRRGANNAEVLIEMVQLRAHKAQLLGYDSHADYVIEEETAKTALAVRELLFDLAPAAATNARNEHKLLVEAAHGEVEGADWSYWASKVRSRDYSLDEDALSKYFPLNQVLVDGVFYAAKRLYGIDVVAREDLVGYHDDVQVWEVKDEDGTGIGLFLTDLYGRPTKRGGAWMSSFVDQSELLGTKPVVVNVMGISKPADGSEALLSLDSLTTLFHEFGHGLHGLLSQVRYPTFSGTNVPRDYVEFPSQINENWAFDPAILRNYARHVDTGELIPDELVEAISAARQFGQGFGTSEYLASAIIDLAWHSLSAEEAAQLTAADIEEFEARALAEAGLEVEHLAPRYRSNYFAHIFAGGYSAGYYSYLWAEALDADGFEWFKETGAAGEDSTDEATRAAGQRFRDLVLSRGGADDFTTAFENLRGRAKDVGPLLRRRGLAGAV, translated from the coding sequence ATGACTGCAACGCAAACATCGCACAAGAACCCTTTTGCACAACCATCAACCCTGCCCTACCTGCTGCCCCCATTCGAGCAGATCGAGACGGCACACTACCTGCCAGCATTCGAATCAGGCATGGCCGCACACAAGGCAGAAATCGACGCTATCGTCACCAACCCCGAAGCACCAACCTGGGAAAACACGGTCGAAGCATTGGAACGCTCCGGGCGCGAACTAGCCCGCGTATCAGCCGTGTTTTTCAACCTGCAAGGCACAGATAGCAACGAGGACATGGAAGCGATCGCAGCAACCATCGCCCCGAAACTCAGCGCACACGCCGACAGCACCTACCTCAATGCCGCACTCTACGAGCGGGTGAAAAACGTTGAAGTACCAGCAGATAGTGAATCCCAGCGCCTCCACGAGCACCTGATTCGCCAGTTCACGCGCCGGGGTGCGGAGCTCAACGATGAGCAGAAAGCAACCCTGGGCGAGATCAACGAACGCTTGAGTGTGCTTACTGAAAAGTTCAACTCGAACCTCAACGCTTCGACCCGCCAACTAGCTGTGTCTTTCGACGAGCATGAACTTGCAGGCCTGAGCGATTCCCGCAAACAAACAGCCCGCAAGGATGCCCAAGCGCTCGGCCGCGAGGGTTTTGTGATCCCGCTTGATCTGCCCACTGTGCAAGCTGAGCAGGCTGAACTTGATGTGCACGAGGCACGTGTGAAGTTATATGAAGCCTCGCAGCGCCGGGGTGCGAACAACGCCGAAGTACTCATTGAAATGGTGCAGCTGCGCGCTCACAAAGCACAACTTCTGGGCTATGACTCCCATGCTGATTATGTGATCGAGGAAGAAACAGCAAAGACTGCCTTGGCAGTGCGCGAGCTGTTGTTCGATCTTGCACCAGCGGCGGCTACGAATGCCCGCAACGAGCACAAGCTGCTGGTTGAGGCAGCCCACGGTGAGGTTGAGGGGGCTGACTGGTCGTACTGGGCATCGAAGGTGCGCAGCCGCGACTATTCCCTGGATGAGGATGCACTGTCGAAGTATTTCCCGCTGAACCAAGTGCTTGTCGACGGCGTGTTCTATGCCGCAAAGCGCCTGTACGGTATCGATGTGGTTGCGCGTGAAGATCTGGTCGGCTACCACGACGATGTGCAGGTGTGGGAGGTCAAGGATGAGGACGGCACCGGTATTGGTTTGTTCCTCACCGACTTGTATGGCCGCCCAACCAAGCGGGGCGGGGCGTGGATGTCAAGCTTCGTTGACCAATCTGAGCTGCTTGGCACAAAACCTGTTGTGGTTAACGTGATGGGCATTAGCAAGCCTGCCGACGGCTCGGAAGCGCTGTTGTCGTTGGATAGCTTGACCACCTTATTCCACGAGTTCGGCCATGGCTTGCACGGCCTTTTGTCCCAGGTGCGTTACCCGACTTTCTCCGGCACCAATGTGCCCCGCGATTATGTGGAGTTCCCTTCCCAGATCAATGAGAACTGGGCTTTTGATCCTGCCATTTTGCGCAATTATGCCCGCCACGTGGATACCGGTGAGCTCATTCCTGATGAGCTAGTGGAGGCGATTTCTGCCGCCCGTCAGTTCGGCCAAGGGTTTGGCACCAGCGAATATCTTGCTTCCGCCATCATCGACCTTGCATGGCATAGTTTGAGCGCCGAGGAGGCAGCACAACTTACCGCTGCTGATATTGAGGAATTTGAGGCACGCGCTCTCGCCGAAGCGGGCCTTGAGGTTGAGCATCTGGCTCCACGCTACCGTTCAAACTATTTCGCCCACATTTTCGCCGGCGGCTACTCTGCCGGCTACTACTCCTACCTGTGGGCTGAGGCTTTGGATGCTGATGGTTTTGAGTGGTTTAAGGAAACCGGTGCTGCCGGTGAGGATTCCACCGATGAAGCAACCCGTGCGGCTGGTCAGCGTTTCCGCGATCTCGTGCTTTCCCGCGGCGGTGCCGATGATTTCACCACCGCCTTTGAAAATCTGCGTGGCCGGGCAAAGGATGTTGGCCCCTTGTTGCGTCGTCGTGGTTTAGCGGGTGCTGTTTAA
- the idi gene encoding isopentenyl-diphosphate Delta-isomerase — protein sequence MTDVVVLSDPLGNPIGTALKATVHTTDTPLHLAFSCYVFNTQGQLLITRRALGKKTWPGVWTNSACGHLAPKESAREAVLRWVPHELGVSRVEDLCVGIADFEYKATDSSGVVEWEICPVFMALCEEEINPEKSEVDSFSWVHPAQLFDAVDATPFVFSPWMVKQLRDENFRAKLRDFATKHCR from the coding sequence ATGACTGATGTCGTCGTGCTCTCTGATCCGCTAGGCAATCCGATTGGAACCGCCCTCAAAGCCACTGTCCACACCACCGATACTCCATTGCATCTTGCTTTTTCCTGTTACGTTTTTAATACCCAGGGTCAGTTGCTGATCACGCGCCGCGCCTTGGGGAAAAAGACGTGGCCTGGGGTGTGGACGAACTCTGCCTGCGGCCATCTTGCACCGAAGGAGTCGGCGCGTGAGGCTGTGTTGCGCTGGGTTCCCCATGAGTTGGGTGTTTCTCGGGTTGAGGATCTTTGTGTCGGCATTGCGGATTTTGAGTACAAGGCGACTGATTCTTCCGGTGTGGTGGAGTGGGAGATTTGCCCGGTGTTCATGGCGTTGTGCGAAGAAGAAATCAACCCGGAGAAGTCGGAGGTTGATTCTTTTTCGTGGGTGCACCCTGCCCAGCTTTTCGACGCCGTGGATGCCACCCCGTTCGTGTTCAGCCCGTGGATGGTCAAGCAGTTACGTGATGAGAATTTCCGTGCGAAGCTTCGCGACTTCGCCACTAAACACTGCCGATGA
- a CDS encoding MalY/PatB family protein translates to MHFPDYDSLKSRSTLKWTRYPDDVIPLWVAESDFATCEVVKQAVKDAVEREYFGYPGDNPGVIEATQDFYHHRYGYRPPHVGVVADVVRGLQIGIQHFTRPDSAVVVPVPTYPPFFQLLHATGREGIFLDARNKINLDDLREAFQSGAGSIILCNPFNPLGYIFSADELEAICAVADEYQARVLVDEIHAPLVFDGTHQVAASLNDTAARVCFTVTATSKAWNTAGLKCAQILFSNPNDWEIWNSLTNATKDGASTLGMVAAEAAYREGIDFLDEELEYLRANRDYLLSALPKVLPGVKITAPHATYLLWMDLSATAIPGNKAEFLLTQARVALNDGAWFGELGKDFVRLNFATSRDILEQAISRIGKAVAAL, encoded by the coding sequence ATGCATTTTCCTGACTATGACAGTTTAAAAAGCCGCAGCACCCTCAAATGGACTCGCTACCCCGACGATGTGATCCCCCTCTGGGTTGCTGAATCTGACTTCGCTACCTGCGAGGTTGTCAAGCAAGCTGTGAAAGATGCCGTTGAGCGTGAATACTTCGGCTACCCCGGCGACAACCCTGGGGTCATTGAAGCGACCCAAGATTTTTACCACCACCGCTACGGTTACCGCCCACCACACGTCGGTGTTGTTGCCGATGTTGTGCGCGGGCTTCAGATCGGAATCCAGCACTTTACGCGCCCTGACTCCGCCGTAGTCGTCCCCGTTCCCACCTACCCGCCGTTCTTCCAGCTGCTTCACGCCACCGGCCGCGAAGGGATTTTCCTTGATGCGCGGAACAAGATTAATCTCGACGATCTGCGCGAGGCCTTTCAATCCGGTGCGGGAAGCATTATTCTGTGCAATCCTTTTAACCCTTTGGGTTATATTTTTAGCGCCGATGAGCTTGAGGCTATCTGTGCCGTTGCGGATGAGTATCAGGCACGAGTGCTTGTCGACGAAATTCACGCACCACTAGTTTTCGACGGCACCCACCAGGTGGCGGCAAGCCTGAATGACACGGCCGCGCGGGTGTGCTTCACCGTAACCGCAACATCCAAAGCATGGAATACAGCCGGATTAAAATGCGCCCAAATTCTTTTCAGCAACCCGAACGATTGGGAAATCTGGAACAGTTTGACCAATGCCACGAAAGATGGCGCGTCCACCCTCGGTATGGTCGCCGCGGAGGCAGCGTATCGTGAAGGGATTGATTTTTTGGATGAAGAGCTTGAGTATTTACGCGCCAATCGCGACTACCTTCTTTCCGCGCTGCCTAAAGTTCTTCCCGGTGTGAAAATCACCGCACCGCACGCTACTTATTTACTGTGGATGGATTTAAGTGCCACAGCCATCCCCGGGAACAAAGCAGAGTTTTTGCTCACACAAGCACGGGTGGCGCTTAACGACGGCGCGTGGTTTGGCGAGTTGGGCAAAGATTTCGTTCGTCTGAATTTTGCCACGTCACGCGATATTTTGGAACAAGCAATCTCACGTATTGGGAAAGCTGTGGCTGCTTTATAG
- a CDS encoding phytoene/squalene synthase family protein, which translates to MTEYLARYDTAAQKAAAQIIASYSTSFSLATKLLAPHIRTDISNLYAMVRIADEIVDGTAHDACCNCTDILNTYEKTILNAPNTRFHTDPIIHAYAITARRCNLNPEHIKAFFNSMRADLKQPGATHAVDLDTYIYGSAEVIGLLCLDIFLSDSTYPSALREELQPGARALGAAFQKINFLRDLAEDTETLGRTYLSRELSEAEKDTLVAEIEADLTVAKKALVKLPDSSRKGVAVALKVFEALTARLNQATVEEIYSRRVRVPAYEKVLIALRA; encoded by the coding sequence ATGACGGAATATCTGGCGCGATACGACACCGCAGCACAAAAAGCAGCAGCACAAATCATCGCAAGCTACTCCACAAGCTTCAGTCTCGCCACCAAACTCCTCGCACCACACATCCGCACAGATATCTCCAACCTGTATGCCATGGTCAGAATCGCCGACGAAATCGTCGACGGCACCGCACACGACGCCTGCTGCAACTGTACTGACATCCTCAACACCTACGAAAAAACCATCCTCAACGCACCCAACACCCGCTTCCACACCGACCCAATCATCCACGCCTACGCCATCACCGCCAGACGCTGCAACCTCAACCCCGAACACATCAAAGCCTTCTTCAACTCCATGCGCGCCGACCTCAAACAACCCGGTGCCACCCACGCCGTCGACCTCGACACCTACATCTACGGATCAGCCGAAGTCATCGGCCTACTATGCCTTGATATTTTCTTAAGCGATTCCACCTACCCCAGTGCCTTGCGTGAAGAACTACAACCAGGAGCACGCGCGCTAGGCGCAGCATTTCAAAAAATCAACTTCCTGCGCGACCTCGCCGAAGATACCGAAACGCTGGGGCGTACATACTTGTCGCGGGAATTAAGCGAAGCAGAAAAAGATACGCTCGTCGCCGAAATTGAAGCAGATCTCACAGTCGCGAAAAAAGCACTAGTGAAACTACCCGATAGCTCACGCAAAGGAGTTGCTGTAGCACTGAAAGTCTTCGAAGCGCTCACAGCGCGACTCAATCAAGCAACAGTGGAAGAAATCTACTCCCGCCGCGTACGAGTACCCGCCTACGAAAAGGTACTGATCGCACTGCGGGCCTAA
- the crtI gene encoding phytoene desaturase family protein: MKIVVIGAGFAGLATAALLAHDGHEVVVVEKNSTPGGRAGELRIDSFRFDTGPSWYLMPEAYDHFFALLGEENPLELVPLTPAYRLFAQGHEPLDMTDPYDVFESIEHGAGEKLRQYLESAREVYELSIRQCLYTTFSNLRFIPLKLRFIKLLLTSLDSFVASQFTDTRLRQMLTYPAVFLSSHPKRTPALYHLMSHTDLTQGVCYPQGGFSAIVEAIYRMAVERGVEFHFNTRVDEIVTRGHHVTGVRCGDKEFRAEAVVSAADIMHTQKLLPANKRSVPKLKDPGIGTVLVMLGVEGKIPELHHHNLFFSAEWDNDFDIVFDGKPGIANSMYVSMPSQTDPDVAEEGCENLFILIPTHATENLGHGSAYATESPQVRAIAEHGVDTLAAVVPNLRTRIKVQATLGPADFATRYNAWRGGAIGPAHTLAQSAFLRGSNVSSTLNNLYYAGATTVPGVGVPMCLISAENALKRINGDTTHTPTPTETLS; this comes from the coding sequence ATGAAGATAGTAGTCATCGGTGCAGGTTTTGCCGGTCTTGCCACCGCCGCCTTATTGGCACATGATGGGCACGAAGTGGTTGTTGTTGAGAAAAACTCTACGCCCGGTGGCCGGGCAGGGGAGTTACGCATCGACTCATTCCGCTTCGACACCGGACCTTCGTGGTATCTCATGCCCGAAGCCTACGACCATTTCTTTGCCCTGTTGGGGGAAGAAAACCCCCTAGAATTAGTGCCCTTAACACCCGCCTACCGGCTATTCGCCCAAGGCCACGAGCCACTCGATATGACTGATCCCTATGACGTGTTTGAGTCGATTGAACACGGCGCCGGTGAAAAACTACGCCAGTATCTTGAAAGTGCCCGCGAAGTTTATGAACTCAGTATCAGGCAGTGCCTGTACACCACCTTTTCCAATCTTCGCTTTATCCCACTCAAGCTCCGGTTTATTAAACTGCTTCTGACAAGCCTGGATAGTTTTGTGGCCAGCCAATTTACCGATACTAGGCTGCGGCAAATGCTCACCTATCCGGCAGTGTTCTTATCCTCACACCCCAAGCGCACCCCAGCGCTGTACCACCTGATGAGCCACACCGACCTAACCCAAGGGGTGTGCTACCCCCAAGGTGGGTTTAGCGCAATCGTGGAAGCTATCTACCGCATGGCTGTGGAGAGGGGAGTGGAATTCCACTTCAATACCCGCGTCGATGAAATTGTCACCCGCGGCCACCACGTAACCGGCGTACGCTGCGGGGATAAAGAATTTCGGGCCGAGGCGGTAGTCTCCGCCGCCGACATCATGCACACACAAAAACTCCTGCCCGCCAACAAACGCAGCGTACCCAAGTTGAAAGACCCCGGCATCGGCACCGTTTTAGTCATGCTCGGCGTCGAAGGAAAAATCCCCGAACTACACCACCACAACCTATTCTTCAGCGCCGAATGGGATAACGACTTCGACATCGTCTTCGACGGAAAACCCGGCATCGCCAATTCCATGTACGTATCCATGCCCTCCCAAACCGACCCCGACGTGGCTGAAGAAGGCTGCGAAAACCTCTTTATCCTCATCCCCACCCACGCCACCGAAAACCTCGGCCACGGCAGCGCCTATGCCACCGAATCCCCACAGGTGCGTGCGATCGCTGAGCACGGCGTCGATACGCTCGCTGCAGTCGTGCCCAATCTACGCACACGGATCAAAGTCCAAGCCACACTAGGCCCAGCCGATTTCGCCACCCGCTACAACGCGTGGCGCGGCGGGGCGATCGGACCTGCCCACACCCTAGCGCAATCGGCGTTCCTGCGCGGAAGCAACGTGAGCAGCACACTCAACAACCTCTACTACGCCGGGGCAACCACCGTCCCCGGCGTGGGCGTGCCCATGTGCCTGATCTCCGCAGAAAACGCACTCAAACGCATCAACGGCGACACCACGCACACACCAACACCCACAGAAACTTTGAGCTAA